A section of the Streptomyces sp. SCL15-4 genome encodes:
- a CDS encoding fibronectin type III domain-containing protein, whose protein sequence is MRRSLGAARRTGGAAVLSLATALTGLAFPATAHAAVYCSPGVWTAQYYANTALSGTPKATVCDTAIAENYGYGDPSGVTLPSDNFGVRWTTTRNFGSGGPFDLSVAVQDGARVYLDGTRKIDLWRNVSSTQRKTVRLTIPRGTHTLRVDFAAFTGTANVSFSYKPVIGATYDKTAPLAPAGVKSSYSASTLRTTLTWSGNYEMDLAGYRVYRRIAGTSGWSLRNTTLITGTTFTEAPPATGDTYEYALRAVDRSNNVSALSAVTSVVSADRTAPVVPTGLTATYDPSAGARLSWSAVSGASSYEVQRAVAPEGPFASVGTPTQSYALTDPAAAVGTTYYYRVRAKDSAGNASPYSAPVRLDATEAKPLPPTAVSANGWVDRNTVSWRYDGDASHRFHVYAAESADGPWTRLTETPVTGPAYDDYAAPVREVRYYQVRTVTTHGTESNPSATASATRTGDVTPPHMPYGLNAWDGSDGVHLVWTPNTDDTDHYLVMRASTFGAWEQIAVVRGAEYLDTSTPAGKQFGYTVRAVDAAGNVSTMPEPGYGTVYGKRLPVYEKPAAPASVTATAADGNITVEWTASTSADVAGYYVYRTTGTDPAMAYSVSPLITGTTFTNENVPAGKTWHYVVRAVSTHSQWSDFSPMAEVTLACPVLTAPATPRITGGGRGADYAQLNWEVGACDQEATVSYNVYRSTSSSDVFTPERRIATGVTALTYKDAGLARAYYYYVVTAVAADGTESAPQAAPFGISMMAP, encoded by the coding sequence ATGCGAAGATCCCTCGGCGCGGCGCGCCGTACAGGTGGTGCGGCCGTGCTCTCCCTGGCCACTGCCCTGACCGGCCTCGCCTTCCCCGCGACCGCGCATGCGGCCGTGTACTGCTCGCCCGGCGTGTGGACGGCCCAGTACTACGCCAACACCGCCCTCTCCGGCACTCCGAAGGCCACCGTCTGCGATACCGCCATCGCCGAGAACTACGGCTACGGCGACCCCTCCGGCGTGACCCTGCCGAGCGACAACTTCGGGGTCCGCTGGACCACCACCCGCAACTTCGGCTCCGGCGGCCCCTTCGACCTGAGCGTCGCCGTCCAGGACGGCGCCCGCGTCTACCTCGACGGCACCCGCAAGATCGACCTGTGGCGCAACGTCAGCTCGACCCAGCGCAAGACCGTCCGCCTCACGATCCCGCGCGGGACCCACACCCTGCGCGTGGACTTCGCCGCCTTCACCGGCACCGCCAACGTCTCCTTCTCCTACAAGCCGGTCATCGGCGCCACGTACGACAAGACCGCCCCCTTGGCCCCGGCCGGCGTGAAGTCGAGCTACTCGGCGTCCACCCTGAGGACGACCCTGACCTGGTCCGGCAACTACGAGATGGACCTGGCCGGTTACCGCGTCTACCGCCGCATCGCCGGCACCAGCGGCTGGAGCCTGCGCAACACCACTCTGATCACGGGCACCACCTTCACCGAGGCGCCCCCGGCCACCGGCGACACCTACGAGTACGCCCTCCGCGCCGTCGACCGCTCCAACAACGTCTCCGCGCTGTCCGCCGTGACGAGCGTCGTCAGCGCCGACAGGACGGCCCCCGTCGTGCCCACCGGGCTCACGGCCACGTACGACCCGTCTGCCGGGGCCCGGCTCTCCTGGTCCGCGGTGAGCGGGGCGAGCTCCTACGAGGTGCAGCGAGCTGTCGCGCCCGAGGGGCCGTTCGCCTCGGTCGGCACACCCACGCAGAGCTATGCCCTGACCGACCCGGCCGCCGCCGTGGGCACGACCTACTACTACCGCGTGCGGGCCAAGGACAGTGCGGGCAACGCCTCCCCATACTCCGCGCCCGTCCGGCTCGACGCCACCGAGGCCAAGCCCCTGCCGCCGACGGCCGTCTCCGCCAACGGCTGGGTCGACCGCAACACCGTAAGCTGGCGGTACGACGGTGACGCGTCCCACCGGTTCCACGTCTACGCCGCCGAGTCGGCCGACGGTCCCTGGACCCGGCTGACCGAGACGCCGGTCACCGGCCCCGCCTACGACGACTACGCGGCGCCCGTCCGCGAGGTGCGCTACTACCAGGTCAGGACGGTCACGACCCACGGCACGGAGTCGAACCCGTCAGCGACGGCCTCGGCCACCCGCACCGGCGACGTCACCCCGCCGCACATGCCGTACGGCCTCAACGCCTGGGACGGATCGGACGGCGTGCACCTCGTCTGGACGCCCAACACCGACGACACGGACCACTACCTCGTCATGCGTGCGTCGACGTTCGGCGCGTGGGAGCAGATCGCCGTGGTACGGGGAGCCGAGTACCTGGACACCAGTACCCCGGCCGGCAAGCAGTTCGGCTACACCGTCCGCGCCGTCGACGCGGCCGGCAACGTCTCCACCATGCCCGAGCCCGGCTACGGCACCGTCTACGGCAAGCGCCTGCCGGTCTACGAGAAGCCGGCCGCGCCCGCCTCGGTCACCGCGACGGCCGCCGACGGCAACATCACGGTGGAGTGGACCGCGAGCACGTCGGCCGATGTGGCCGGCTACTACGTCTACCGCACGACCGGCACGGACCCGGCGATGGCGTACTCGGTCTCCCCGCTCATCACAGGGACGACCTTCACGAACGAGAACGTGCCCGCCGGCAAGACCTGGCACTACGTGGTGCGCGCCGTCAGCACGCACAGCCAGTGGTCCGACTTCTCGCCGATGGCCGAAGTCACCCTGGCCTGCCCGGTCCTCACCGCACCGGCCACTCCCCGGATCACCGGGGGCGGCAGGGGCGCGGACTACGCCCAGCTCAACTGGGAGGTCGGTGCGTGCGACCAGGAGGCGACCGTCTCGTACAACGTCTACCGGTCCACGTCCAGCTCGGACGTCTTCACCCCTGAGCGCCGCATCGCCACGGGGGTCACGGCACTGACGTACAAGGACGCCGGTCTGGCGCGGGCGTACTACTACTACGTCGTCACCGCCGTGGCCGCCGACGGCACCGAATCGGCCCCCCAGGCCGCGCCGTTCGGGATATCGATGATGGCGCCCTGA
- a CDS encoding IucA/IucC family protein has protein sequence MERVDLTPPTGEAARLADAYAAAPLLNCLLREVAEPLPAAGDHRVHRLPDGRLLRVRAGRRPTGPEVYTAGAWHRIGHPELVKLVAEVLRRHTGLPGGDLPAEMIDSRDAVAALLTARARATPPRDPYLRSEQSLLTGHPYHPAPKARGGGPVASWLPYAPEAHARFPLALLGVREDQVAEEGDTGVLDALGTAPPGYRLLPAHPWQLDLTGRDLAPAFADGRLLRLGTTAFPVWPTAAVRTVYEPNRDLFLKFSLDVRITNDIRRLWRHDLGRLRRTDTAAKHAFAALGPSAAWLSDRGYRTAVFAFEELAVLVRDGLRGHLLPGATPLLAAGLAEGFEDSPLAAAQDPAAWWEAYLRQVVPPVLTAFDAHGVVLEAHLQNTLVAVDAAGTPVQALFRDAEGAKLLPDVSRAAGWERVVYCLVVNHLTEIAGALADHHPGLDPWPAVRRELARHDLPEIPALLTAPTLPGKTNLLLRWTAADGADARYLPLPNPLSGH, from the coding sequence ATGGAACGCGTGGACCTCACACCCCCCACCGGCGAGGCGGCCCGCCTGGCCGACGCGTACGCGGCAGCCCCCCTGCTCAACTGCCTGCTGCGGGAGGTGGCCGAGCCGCTCCCGGCAGCAGGTGACCACCGGGTGCACCGGCTGCCGGACGGCCGGCTGCTGCGGGTGCGCGCCGGCCGGCGGCCCACCGGCCCCGAGGTGTACACGGCGGGCGCCTGGCACCGCATCGGCCACCCGGAACTGGTGAAACTGGTCGCCGAGGTGCTGCGCCGGCACACCGGGCTGCCCGGCGGCGACCTGCCCGCCGAGATGATCGACAGCCGGGACGCGGTCGCCGCCCTGCTCACCGCCCGCGCCCGGGCCACGCCACCGCGGGACCCGTATCTGCGCTCCGAGCAGTCCCTGCTCACCGGCCACCCCTACCACCCGGCCCCCAAGGCGCGCGGCGGCGGCCCGGTCGCGTCCTGGCTGCCGTACGCCCCCGAGGCGCACGCCCGTTTCCCGCTGGCGCTCCTCGGCGTCCGCGAGGACCAGGTGGCCGAGGAGGGCGACACCGGCGTCCTGGACGCCCTCGGCACCGCCCCGCCCGGCTACCGGCTGCTGCCCGCCCATCCCTGGCAGCTCGACCTGACCGGCCGCGACCTCGCTCCCGCGTTCGCCGACGGCCGGCTGCTGCGGCTCGGCACCACCGCGTTCCCCGTCTGGCCGACGGCCGCCGTCCGCACGGTGTACGAGCCAAACCGCGATCTTTTCCTCAAGTTCAGCCTGGACGTCCGGATCACCAACGACATCCGCCGGCTGTGGCGCCACGACCTCGGCCGGCTGCGCCGTACCGACACCGCCGCCAAGCACGCCTTCGCGGCGCTGGGCCCGTCCGCGGCCTGGCTGAGCGACCGCGGCTACCGCACCGCCGTCTTCGCCTTCGAGGAACTGGCCGTGCTGGTCCGCGACGGGCTGCGCGGGCATCTGCTGCCGGGCGCCACACCACTGCTCGCGGCGGGCCTCGCCGAGGGGTTCGAGGACAGCCCGCTGGCCGCCGCGCAGGACCCGGCCGCCTGGTGGGAGGCGTATCTGCGGCAGGTCGTCCCGCCCGTCCTGACCGCGTTCGACGCCCACGGGGTCGTCCTGGAGGCCCATCTGCAGAACACCCTGGTCGCCGTGGACGCGGCCGGCACGCCCGTGCAGGCGCTGTTCCGGGACGCCGAGGGCGCCAAGCTGCTGCCGGACGTGAGCCGGGCGGCGGGCTGGGAACGGGTGGTGTACTGCCTGGTCGTCAACCACCTCACCGAGATCGCCGGCGCCCTCGCCGACCACCACCCCGGCCTCGACCCGTGGCCCGCCGTCCGCCGCGAACTCGCCCGGCACGACCTGCCCGAGATCCCCGCGCTGCTCACCGCGCCCACCCTGCCCGGCAAGACCAACCTGCTGCTGCGCTGGACGGCCGCGGACGGCGCGGACGCCCGCTACCTGCCGCTGCCGAACCCCTTGTCGGGCCACTGA
- a CDS encoding IucA/IucC family protein, translating to MPRLPQEPTVCPAPAAAESVIAEELAVVRPGLLPRYAAELPGARAAVLTRLWRALVHEPLPFVTGRESGAHGLTLRLADGRRLRGPHADPYATAAYVTAVRLDRERYADPARLMYSLGVPHATGFAAELAHSVASLALSRAGADRREREEWPVGVPPAGGREGDWEWERRVTDGHPFHPGCRSRPGFSVADQLAYGPEHGPVVELGTVPVPTAECVVSGEWPDELRDGGRLLLPVHPWQATHVLKRSYDTWRPARPLMSLRTLALPGGPHVKTALSARLTSSVRDISVYSVRAAARLTAFAEELAARTDGLLHITRTLAAATAHSPDLAALLRESPEVYAGPGERVVPVAALTTTSLPGRPGWLAAFTRLALTVGLRLLDLGVALEAHGQNLLVVLAADGTPRRLVYRDLADIRISPARLSRHGLTPPGLTGRLITDDPTALRRKLFGSLLAGALAATAGSAPALAAALEPTLPALPRTPDLPALRESPLPAKALTLMRLTPDGGGDMWTELPHPCTAHFPATN from the coding sequence GTGCCCCGCCTACCCCAGGAGCCGACCGTGTGCCCTGCCCCCGCTGCCGCCGAGTCCGTGATCGCCGAGGAGCTGGCCGTGGTCCGGCCCGGCCTGCTGCCCCGGTACGCGGCGGAGCTGCCCGGCGCCCGGGCCGCCGTGCTGACCCGGCTGTGGCGGGCGCTGGTCCACGAGCCGCTGCCGTTCGTCACCGGCCGGGAGTCCGGCGCGCACGGCCTCACGCTGCGTCTGGCCGACGGCCGGCGGCTGCGCGGGCCGCACGCGGACCCGTACGCCACCGCCGCGTACGTCACCGCCGTGCGCCTGGACCGGGAGCGGTACGCCGATCCGGCGCGGCTGATGTACTCCCTAGGGGTGCCGCACGCGACCGGGTTCGCGGCGGAGCTGGCGCACAGCGTGGCGTCGCTGGCGCTGTCCCGGGCCGGTGCGGACCGGCGGGAGCGAGAGGAGTGGCCGGTGGGGGTTCCTCCGGCGGGAGGCCGGGAGGGGGACTGGGAGTGGGAGCGGCGGGTGACCGACGGGCACCCGTTCCACCCGGGCTGCCGGTCCCGGCCCGGTTTCTCGGTGGCGGACCAGCTGGCGTACGGCCCGGAGCACGGGCCGGTGGTGGAGCTGGGCACGGTGCCGGTGCCGACGGCCGAGTGCGTGGTGTCCGGCGAATGGCCGGACGAACTCCGCGACGGCGGACGGCTGTTGCTGCCGGTGCATCCCTGGCAGGCGACGCATGTGCTGAAGCGGTCGTACGACACCTGGCGCCCGGCGCGGCCGTTGATGTCGCTGCGCACGCTGGCGCTGCCCGGCGGACCGCATGTGAAGACCGCGCTGAGCGCCCGGCTGACGTCGTCGGTGCGGGACATCTCCGTGTACTCGGTGCGGGCGGCGGCGCGACTGACGGCGTTCGCCGAGGAGTTGGCGGCGCGTACCGACGGGCTGCTGCACATCACCCGCACGCTGGCGGCGGCGACCGCGCACTCCCCGGATCTGGCCGCGCTGCTGCGGGAGTCGCCGGAGGTGTACGCGGGGCCGGGCGAGCGGGTGGTACCGGTGGCCGCGCTCACCACCACGTCGCTGCCCGGCCGTCCCGGCTGGCTGGCGGCGTTCACCCGGCTGGCGCTCACGGTGGGCCTGCGCCTGCTGGACCTCGGCGTGGCCCTGGAGGCGCACGGCCAGAACCTCCTGGTCGTGCTGGCGGCGGACGGCACTCCGAGGCGGCTGGTCTACCGCGATCTGGCCGACATCCGCATCAGTCCCGCCCGGCTGTCCCGGCACGGCCTCACCCCGCCCGGCCTCACGGGCCGCCTGATCACCGACGACCCGACGGCCCTGCGCCGCAAACTCTTCGGCTCCCTGCTGGCGGGCGCCCTGGCCGCGACGGCGGGCTCCGCCCCCGCCCTGGCCGCGGCCCTGGAACCCACCCTGCCGGCCCTCCCCCGAACCCCCGACCTCCCCGCCCTGCGCGAATCGCCGCTCCCGGCGAAGGCCCTGACCTTGATGCGCCTCACACCCGACGGCGGCGGGGACATGTGGACGGAGCTGCCGCATCCCTGTACGGCACACTTTCCGGCGACAAACTGA
- a CDS encoding NUDIX hydrolase, which translates to MNRYEALRRVAPEWFREDPEGIRILTDPALIRDARRQVTTARLSGRGGPFGALWARLRAALRPVPAGVVSAGRYLWHLRDPVRFPDGRLGLYDRILPPPGSSPGVVVLPLAGPEERVVLIEHYRHATRSRHWELVRGFGDPGATPLENVTRELREEIAATPSELVPLGEVHPDTGLLAHKVSLYAARVDGFGELEKGEAIHRAIAVTPAEAEEMVADGRITDGFSIAALYRARLAGLFGAGPSDGGG; encoded by the coding sequence ATGAACCGGTACGAGGCCCTGCGCCGGGTCGCCCCGGAGTGGTTCCGCGAGGATCCCGAGGGGATCAGGATCCTCACGGATCCGGCGCTGATCCGCGACGCCCGCAGGCAGGTGACGACGGCCCGGCTCAGCGGGCGCGGCGGCCCGTTCGGGGCGCTGTGGGCCCGGTTGCGGGCCGCGCTGCGGCCGGTCCCGGCGGGCGTGGTGTCGGCCGGCCGGTATCTGTGGCACCTGCGCGACCCGGTGCGTTTCCCCGACGGCCGGCTCGGTCTGTACGACCGCATCCTGCCGCCCCCGGGGTCCTCTCCCGGTGTGGTGGTCCTGCCGCTGGCGGGCCCGGAGGAACGGGTGGTACTGATCGAGCACTACCGGCACGCCACCCGCAGCCGGCACTGGGAGCTGGTGCGCGGCTTCGGTGATCCGGGCGCCACCCCTCTGGAGAACGTCACCCGGGAATTGCGGGAGGAGATCGCCGCCACCCCGTCGGAGCTAGTCCCCCTCGGCGAGGTGCACCCCGACACCGGTCTGCTGGCCCACAAGGTCTCCCTCTACGCGGCGCGCGTGGACGGCTTCGGGGAGTTGGAGAAGGGCGAGGCGATCCACCGGGCGATCGCGGTGACACCGGCCGAGGCCGAGGAGATGGTGGCCGACGGACGGATCACCGACGGCTTCTCCATCGCCGCGCTGTACCGGGCGCGGCTCGCCGGCCTGTTCGGCGCGGGGCCATCGGACGGTGGCGGCTGA